In Acidimicrobiales bacterium, the genomic stretch CCGGCGATCACGCGCTTGATGGCGAGCTTCTTGGCGCGCCGGACGATGTTCTCGATCATGGCGCCGGACGAGAAGTCCTTGAAGTACATGATCTCCTTGTCACCGTTTTGGTAGGTGACCTCGAGGAAGCGGTTCTCGTCGTCGGTGCGGTACATCATCTCGACGGTCTGCTCGATCATCGCGGCGACGCACTTGTCGCGATCGCCGCCGCCGAGGTTCTTCACCTCGTCTTCGTCGATGGGCAGATCGGACGTGAGGTAGCGCGAGTAAATCTGCGCCGCGCTCGCCTCGTCCGGGCGCTCGATCTTGATCTTCACGTCGAGACGGCCCGGGCGCAGGATGGCCGGGTCGATGAGGTCTTCACGGTTCGACGCACCGATCACGATCACGTTCTTGAGCGTCTCGACGCCGTCGATCTCGGCCAGCAGCTGCGGCACGATCGTCGACTCCATGTCGGAGCTGATGCCGGTGCCGCGGGCCCGGAACAGCGAGTCCATTTCGTCGAAGAAAACGATGACGGGCATGCCCTCTTCGCTCTTCTCCCGGGCGCGCTGGAACACGAGGCGGATCTTGCGCTCGGTCTCGCCGACGTACTTGTTCAGCAGCTCGGGGCCCTTGATGTTGAGGAAGTACGCCGTGCCCTTCGTGCCGTCGCCGGCCTTGGCCGCCACCTTCTTGGCGAGGGAGTTGGCTACCGCCTTGGCGATGAGCGTCTTGCCACAACCGGGAGGGCCGTAGAGCAGGATGCCCTTGGGCGCCGGGAGCTTGTGCTCGACGAACAGTTCCTTGTGCAGGAACGGGAGCTCGACGGCGTCGGTGATCGCCTCGATCTGCGTGTCGAGACCGCCGACGTCGTCGTAGGAGATGTCGGGCACTTCCTCGAGCACGAGGTCTTCGACTTCGGGGCGCTCGAGCTTCTCCAGCACGAGGCCCGTGCGGCTGTCGAGCAGCACGGTGTCGCCTGAGCGGAGTTTGGTACCGACGAGGCCGTCGACGAGTTCTACGACGCGTTCCTCGTCGCCGCGGCCCACGATCATCGCCCGGCGCTCGTCGACCATGTCCTTGAGCGTCACAACCTCGCCGGCGATCTCGGGTCCGCGCGCCATCACGACGTTGAGCGACTCGTTGAGGACGACCTCTTGGCCCTTCTTCAGGTCGTTCACGTCGATCTCGGGATGCAGCGCGACGCGCATCTTGCGCCCGGCTGAGTAGACGTCGACGGTGTCGTCGTTGTTCGCTCCGAGGTATGTGCCGTACGCCGCGGGCGGTTGCGTGAGCTTGTCGACCTCCTCACGCAGCGCCGAGATGTGCTCGCGCGCCTCACGCAGTGTGTAGGTGAGCTTTTCGTTGTGGCTCACCGCTTGTGTCAGTTGCCCCTTGGTCTCGAGCAATTTCTCCTCGAGCGTGCGCACGCGCTTGGGCGCGTCCTGCAGACGACGGCGGAGGGCAACGACCTCTTCTTCCAGCGCCACGATCTGCTCGCGTGCCGCGGGCAGATCCATGGGTTCAAGATCATCGCTCATCGGTACCTCCTGATTCCTCGTCGACCCTACACGCGCGTTGTTGCAGCAAAACTGAGTTTTTTCGTGAATTACCGTGGAAATGCCATGGATGCGCTACGATGCGAATTCACTCCCGTTCGTGGTCCGTTGCTCCGGCTAGGAGCCTAAGTACAAGTGAGCGTTTGATGGGTTACAAGGTCTGGATCGACCAGGATCTGTGCACCGGTGACGGGCTCTGCGAAGAGATCGCCCCGGCGGTCTTCACGCTGCTCGACGATGGCCTCGCCTACGTGAAGGAAGGCGACAAGGTCTTCTCTGATCCGGGCGGTCCCGAGGGCCTCGCGAACGTGCCGGGCGGCATGGAAGACGCCGTCGTCGAGTCGGCCGAAGAGTGCCCCGGCGAGTGCATCTTCATCGAAGTCGCCTAGCCACTAGCGCCATATGAGTCTCGAGCACGGAGCCCTACGGGGCTCCGTTGTTCATTTGGCGCCCGAGTTGCACGGTCATGGTGTCGTGCTCACGCCGGCGACGACCGACGACGCCTTCGCCCTCGCCGAAGCGGCGGCGTCCTCCCCTGCCGACGCCTACCGCTGGACCTTCGTCGCCCGCAGCGCAGATGAGTGGATCGACACCATCAACTCGTGGCCCGCGACCGGGCGGTTCATCTACACGGTCCGTAACGAGGACCTCGACGTGCTCGGCATGACCGGGTTCTACGACCTCGAGTTCTGGGCCGATCGCGACGCCCCCGACGCCTGCGAGGTCGGTCACACGTGGTACGTGCCATCCGTGCGCGGCACCAGCGTCAACCCGGCGTGCAAGCTGCTGCTGTTCACGCACGCGTTCGAGACGTGGCAGGTCGCCCGCATCGCCATGCGCACCGACGCCCGCAACCGCGCCAGCCGCGCTGCCATGCTCAAGCTCGGCATGACCTTCGAGGGCGTCCGTCGCCGTCACATGCCGGGGGCTGACGGCACCTTCCGCGACTCGGCGTACTTCTCGGCGGTGCCCGAGGAGTGGCCGGCGATCAAGCGCGCCCTCGAATCCCGCCTGGCGTAACCGGTCAGCCGTTTGAGAGGCACTGGCCCGACGACTGGGCGACCCGGGGGCCGGCGAGTGCGGCGGACACTTCCTTCGACGTAAGGGCGTAGGCGGTGTTGGGCTGGTCCGGCGCGATGGCGAAGGCCATGCCGGTGACGCGCCCGTCGAGGTCGGTGAAGGCGGCACCGGAGTCGCCGGGGTGCAGCGTGGCCGCGAGGACGAACACGTCACGGTCGGTGCGGTGCGAGTCGTACAGGTCACGGCCGCGGGCCGTCACCTCCTGGCTGACGCGCGCCGGTGCCACCCGTAGCTGGTCCTGCCCACCCGGGTGGCCGAACACCGCCCCGCGATCGCCCACGTGGCCCGTCGCCAGCGGCAACGGCGTGTCGCCCAACCCCTTGACGCTGAGCAAGGCGATGTCGCGGTCGGAGTCGAAGTAGACGAGGGTCGCGGGCAGATGGCGGCCGTCGGGCTTGAGAATCGACGGGGCGCGTACGCCGGCGACGACGTGGGCGTTGGTCACGATGAGTTCGGGGGCCGCCGTCCACCCACTGCCCTCCTGGATGCGATGACACGCCTCGCCTTCGACCTTGACCGTCGACAGCGCGATGCGTTCCTGCACCCCCGCCGCGAAGCCGGTCTCGGCCGGCGGCGGACCTGTCTCGGGTGCGGGTCCGAGCTTGTCGAACACCTCGGGAAAGTTGTGGTCGCCGATCAGGCGGCGCAGCGCCTGCATTTTGTCGGGCGGCGGCGGCGCGTAGCGATCGACGAGCTTGGCGATGGCCGACGAGCGGGCCTGTTGGGCCGGCCAGCCGGGGAGGTCCACCAGCCACGGCAACACGAACAGCCAGAAGCTCAACATGACACCGAAGACGCCGAGGGCGGCACCGACGCTGCGGTCGACGAGCCGGATCGGTCCGATCGGCAGCACGCGGTGAATGCGGAGTCCGGCCATGAGGCCGACCGCCTGGCCGGCGAAGGCGCCGCCCAAGAGGATCAGCACCGCGACCGCGGCGCGGTACGCGGGGTCGCTCGACGAAATGGCGCGCAGCGCGGGCGCCAGCAACTGGCTGGCGAGGTACACGCCGACGCCGAGGCCGAGCCACGAGAACACGCGGGCGAGGAAGCCGAGGCGCCAGCCGCCAAGCGCCGCGGCCAGGAGCATCACGATGACGATGAGGTCGAGCTGGTTCACGCGTCCCCCGAGAGCAAGCGCGCCGTGGTCAGGAAGCCGGTGTGGCCGACCATGCGGTGATCGGGACGCACCGCCGCGCCCTTGACGTACCACCCACGTTGGAGCACCTCGTTCGTTTGGACCATGGCGAACGCGCTGTCGTCGAGCGCCTCGCGTAGCTGAGCGACCTGCACCGTGGATGGAACGTAGGCGAAGAAGATGCCGCCCACGCGGAGGGCACCTTCGGCGTGCTTGACCACCTTCCACGGCTCAGGCAGGTCGAGGACGATGCGGTCGAGATCGCGCTCGTCGATGCCGTCGTACACGTCGCGCAACTCGACGCGGTAGCGCGCCGACGCCTCCTCTCCGAGGAACGACGCCACGTTGGCCCGCGCCTTGGCAGCGAAGTCCTCGCGCAACTCGTAGCCGACGATGTGGGCCCCGGCGCGCAACATCGCCATCGACAACGCGCCGGACCCTACCCCCGCTTCGAGCACGCGGGCCCCGGGATAGATGTCGGCCTGCACGAGGATCGCGCCGATGTCCTTGGGATAGATCACCTGCGCGCCGCGGGGCATCTCGAAGATGAAGTCCGACAGCGTCGGAGTCACCGCGATGTACGCGGCGCCGAGCGTAGAGCGCGCCAGGAACCCATCGCGCTGGCCGACGATGTCGCCGTGCGCGATGTAGCCGGCATGGCTGTGGAACGAGCCGCCCTCGACCAGCCGTACGAGGTAGCGGCGGTGCTTGCGGTCGACCAGCAGCACCAGGCTGCCGTAGGCGAACCTACCGGGTGACGCGGTCGTCACTGCAGGTGATCACGTAGCGCTCGCCAGGTTGCAACCTGAAGCGAGCCACCTTGGCCTTGGGCTCACGACGGGCGAGTTGCCATAGGCCGGCGATCGCGAACACCACGAGCCACGGGCCGCTGCCCCCGGCCACGCCGTCGCGCAGGCCGCGGCGCAGCGCCCATCGCAGGAGGGGTTCGAACACTTAGAGGCGGCGGATCTCGACGAAGGCGGACCTCTTCTTGCCCCTGCGCCGGCCAAGGAAGTACGCCAACGCGATCACGACCACGCCGGCGACGATGGCGATGACGATCCCTTGCGTCTTGTGTTCCTGGGCTGCCTCTTCGGTGTCGCCCTTCAACTGGCGCAGCTTGGTTTCGATGTCCTCGCGGGTGATGCGTGGCGCTTCTGCAGTCGTCATTTGCCATCTCCTTGCTTCTTCCACGGCGTCCGCGTGACGGATCGCACCGATAACGCTGTCACGATTAGCACCCACGCGAGGGCGCCGGCGTAGGGCACCCAGGACCAGTAGCCCGTAAGGGCCGAGCCGGTCTCGGTCTCGAGACCACGCAGGACGGCGAGGGTCCCGAAGCCGGTGCCGAGGGCGAAGAAGAGCATGCCGAGTGCGCCCGAACGCATGAACGGACCGATGCCGCGCAGCGGAGCGGTGGTCTCCTGCTTCGTGTACCCGACGACGAGTCGCCATACGTCGTTGAGTTCTTCGGTGAATTCGGCGGGACGGACCCGGGCCATGCGACCTCCGTGTGAGTAGCGGGGAGCCTAACGGGACCGGTTACCCGTCCTCACGCCGGCCCAACTCCAACGCGAACATTTCCGCGGCATCGA encodes the following:
- the arc gene encoding proteasome ATPase, whose protein sequence is MSDDLEPMDLPAAREQIVALEEEVVALRRRLQDAPKRVRTLEEKLLETKGQLTQAVSHNEKLTYTLREAREHISALREEVDKLTQPPAAYGTYLGANNDDTVDVYSAGRKMRVALHPEIDVNDLKKGQEVVLNESLNVVMARGPEIAGEVVTLKDMVDERRAMIVGRGDEERVVELVDGLVGTKLRSGDTVLLDSRTGLVLEKLERPEVEDLVLEEVPDISYDDVGGLDTQIEAITDAVELPFLHKELFVEHKLPAPKGILLYGPPGCGKTLIAKAVANSLAKKVAAKAGDGTKGTAYFLNIKGPELLNKYVGETERKIRLVFQRAREKSEEGMPVIVFFDEMDSLFRARGTGISSDMESTIVPQLLAEIDGVETLKNVIVIGASNREDLIDPAILRPGRLDVKIKIERPDEASAAQIYSRYLTSDLPIDEDEVKNLGGGDRDKCVAAMIEQTVEMMYRTDDENRFLEVTYQNGDKEIMYFKDFSSGAMIENIVRRAKKLAIKRVIAGEGRGIRVDDLIQSVKQEYKEHEDLPNTTNPDDWLKISGKKGERIVYVRTLITKDDGNKSAEGGRAIERVATGQYL
- a CDS encoding ferredoxin; this encodes MGYKVWIDQDLCTGDGLCEEIAPAVFTLLDDGLAYVKEGDKVFSDPGGPEGLANVPGGMEDAVVESAEECPGECIFIEVA
- a CDS encoding GNAT family protein is translated as MAPELHGHGVVLTPATTDDAFALAEAAASSPADAYRWTFVARSADEWIDTINSWPATGRFIYTVRNEDLDVLGMTGFYDLEFWADRDAPDACEVGHTWYVPSVRGTSVNPACKLLLFTHAFETWQVARIAMRTDARNRASRAAMLKLGMTFEGVRRRHMPGADGTFRDSAYFSAVPEEWPAIKRALESRLA
- a CDS encoding MarP family serine protease; translation: MNQLDLIVIVMLLAAALGGWRLGFLARVFSWLGLGVGVYLASQLLAPALRAISSSDPAYRAAVAVLILLGGAFAGQAVGLMAGLRIHRVLPIGPIRLVDRSVGAALGVFGVMLSFWLFVLPWLVDLPGWPAQQARSSAIAKLVDRYAPPPPDKMQALRRLIGDHNFPEVFDKLGPAPETGPPPAETGFAAGVQERIALSTVKVEGEACHRIQEGSGWTAAPELIVTNAHVVAGVRAPSILKPDGRHLPATLVYFDSDRDIALLSVKGLGDTPLPLATGHVGDRGAVFGHPGGQDQLRVAPARVSQEVTARGRDLYDSHRTDRDVFVLAATLHPGDSGAAFTDLDGRVTGMAFAIAPDQPNTAYALTSKEVSAALAGPRVAQSSGQCLSNG
- a CDS encoding tRNA (adenine-N1)-methyltransferase produces the protein MTTASPGRFAYGSLVLLVDRKHRRYLVRLVEGGSFHSHAGYIAHGDIVGQRDGFLARSTLGAAYIAVTPTLSDFIFEMPRGAQVIYPKDIGAILVQADIYPGARVLEAGVGSGALSMAMLRAGAHIVGYELREDFAAKARANVASFLGEEASARYRVELRDVYDGIDERDLDRIVLDLPEPWKVVKHAEGALRVGGIFFAYVPSTVQVAQLREALDDSAFAMVQTNEVLQRGWYVKGAAVRPDHRMVGHTGFLTTARLLSGDA